One genomic segment of Carassius auratus strain Wakin chromosome 29, ASM336829v1, whole genome shotgun sequence includes these proteins:
- the LOC113048555 gene encoding 28S ribosomal protein S18a, mitochondrial: MAARCVVQSARAALWSVHNHLSTKSLFQRIPGFSQLSFLGSAPCRGLRHVVEKKDGKTTVIEGVIEPSSEQPQPPNPTASCPIYRWNLQNKYNYTDVLLLSQFIRSDGGMLPRRITGLCAQEHTKIAICVQMAHRAGLLPDHKPPLPEGHVPKPKPNPPLNRYLTRYSVKSVKPIFKTGLKWCKKRMTVGHPALKNNVRYSPKPLYIKH; this comes from the exons ATGGCGGCGCGCTGTGTTGTGCAGTCCGCAAGGGCAGCGCTGTGGTCCGTTCATAATCATCTCAGCACCAAAAGTTTATTTCAGAGGATACCGGGTTTCTCGCAGCTCTCGTTTTTGGGGAGTGCGCCGTGTCGCGGACTTAGACATG tggtGGAGAAGAAAGATGGCAAGACCACAGTT atagaGGGTGTTATTGAGCCTTCATCTGAGCAACCACAGCCTCCCAACCCCACAGCTTCCTGTCCCATCTACAGATGGAACCTACAGAACAAGTACAACTACACT GACGTGCTGTTACTCAGTCAGTTCATTCGTTCAGATGGTGGGATGCTTCCCCGGCGTATTACAGGCCTCTGTGCCCAGGAACATACCAAGATAGCAATTTGTGTACAGATGGCCCATCGTGCAG GACTGCTACCAGATCATAAACCCCCTTTACCTGAAGGCCATGTTCCAAAACCTAAACCCAACCCACCTCTCAACCG GTATCTGACACGTTACTCTGTGAAGTCCGTGAAGCCCATCTTCAAGACAGGGCTGAAGTGGTGTAAGAAGAGAATGACTGTAGGACATCCTGCCCTGAAAAACAATGTCAGATACAGCCCCAAACCACTGTACATAAAGCACTGA